The following proteins come from a genomic window of Streptomyces liliiviolaceus:
- a CDS encoding prepilin peptidase, with translation MNGLAPIDLMVIAGAVLWGGAAGLFVPRPAYRFSVDPDEPWADRCPEGHPVAGRFGGWIGLARCRECGGRTYGPGTLPVALATALVCGALAAATGTRPELAVWLLLAPLGVLLAVVDFRVQRLPDVLTLSLAGAALVLLAGAWAAPEHAGHWPTALYGSLALGGGYFVLFLISPNGMGFGDVKLALGLGAVLGWYGWGTVLLGTFAGFLYGGLYGMALVVVRRAGRKTSIPFGPFLIAGGFTGLLIGAFAA, from the coding sequence ATGAACGGTCTCGCGCCGATCGACCTGATGGTGATCGCCGGCGCCGTCCTGTGGGGCGGCGCCGCCGGTCTGTTCGTGCCCCGCCCCGCGTACCGCTTCTCCGTCGACCCCGACGAGCCGTGGGCGGACCGGTGCCCCGAGGGGCATCCCGTCGCCGGACGGTTCGGCGGCTGGATCGGCCTCGCCCGCTGCCGGGAGTGCGGCGGGCGTACGTACGGGCCCGGCACCCTCCCCGTCGCCCTCGCGACCGCGCTCGTGTGCGGTGCCCTCGCCGCGGCCACCGGTACCCGGCCCGAACTGGCCGTCTGGCTGCTGCTCGCGCCCCTCGGCGTCCTCCTCGCCGTCGTCGACTTCCGCGTCCAGCGCCTGCCGGACGTGCTGACGCTGTCCCTCGCGGGCGCCGCGCTGGTGCTGCTCGCGGGCGCCTGGGCCGCGCCCGAGCACGCGGGCCACTGGCCGACCGCGCTGTACGGCTCCCTGGCCCTCGGCGGCGGCTACTTCGTCCTCTTCCTGATCAGCCCCAACGGCATGGGCTTCGGCGATGTGAAACTCGCCCTCGGCCTCGGCGCCGTCCTCGGCTGGTACGGCTGGGGGACCGTGCTGCTCGGCACGTTCGCGGGATTCCTGTACGGCGGGCTGTACGGGATGGCGCTCGTCGTGGTCCGCAGAGCCGGACGCAAGACGTCCATCCCCTTCGGCCCCTTCCTGATCGCGGGCGGCTTCACGGGCCTGCTCATCGGGGCCTTCGCCGCCTGA
- a CDS encoding VOC family protein, with amino-acid sequence MNFVSIRIITGDVARLVAFYERVTGLKAAWANDDFAELSTPTATLAIASTRTVPLFAPGSARPAENHSVITEFLVDDVDAVHKNLTGYVTDFVTEPTTMPWGNRSLLLRDPDGNLINFFTPPTEAP; translated from the coding sequence GTGAACTTCGTCTCGATCCGCATCATCACCGGCGACGTGGCCCGCCTCGTCGCGTTCTACGAACGGGTCACGGGGCTGAAGGCGGCCTGGGCCAACGACGACTTCGCCGAGCTGAGCACGCCCACTGCCACCCTCGCGATCGCGAGCACCCGCACGGTTCCGCTGTTCGCCCCGGGGTCGGCGCGCCCGGCGGAGAACCACAGCGTGATCACCGAGTTCCTCGTCGACGACGTGGACGCCGTCCACAAGAACCTGACCGGGTACGTCACCGACTTCGTGACCGAGCCCACGACGATGCCCTGGGGCAATCGCTCCCTCCTGCTCCGAGACCCGGACGGCAACCTCATCAACTTCTTCACCCCGCCGACAGAGGCCCCCTAG
- the mqnC gene encoding cyclic dehypoxanthinyl futalosine synthase encodes MTEKADLQSVLDRAAEGGRITPEEALDLYRDAPLHALGSAADAVRRRRYAGTEHIATYIIERNINYTNVCVTACKFCAFYAPPKAKDKGWTRDLDDILRRCAETVELGGTQIMFQGGHHPDFGVEYYEEHFSAIKAAYPQLVIHSLGASEVEHMARISKVSAKEAIERIHAAGLDSFAGAGAELLPARPRKAIAPLKESGERWLEIMEIAHNLGVESTSTMLMGTGETNAERIEHLRMIRDVQDRTGGFRAFIPYTYQPENNHLKGRTQATLFEYLRMIAIARLFMDNVAHIQGSWLTTGKEVGQLSLHYGADDLGSIMLEENVVSSAGAKHRSNRMEIIDLIRKAGRVPAQRATTYEHLVVHDDPANDPVDDRVQSHISSTAIAGGTAHPELKLLASN; translated from the coding sequence GTGACCGAGAAGGCCGACCTCCAGTCCGTCCTCGACCGTGCCGCCGAGGGTGGGCGGATCACCCCGGAAGAGGCGCTCGACCTCTACCGCGACGCCCCGCTGCACGCGCTCGGCTCCGCGGCCGACGCCGTACGCCGCCGCAGGTACGCCGGTACGGAGCACATCGCGACGTACATCATCGAGCGGAACATCAACTACACGAACGTCTGCGTCACGGCGTGCAAGTTCTGCGCGTTCTACGCCCCGCCGAAGGCCAAGGACAAGGGCTGGACGCGCGACCTCGACGACATCCTGCGCCGCTGCGCGGAGACCGTCGAGCTGGGCGGCACGCAGATCATGTTCCAGGGCGGGCACCACCCGGACTTCGGCGTCGAGTACTACGAGGAGCACTTCTCCGCGATCAAGGCCGCGTACCCGCAGCTCGTCATCCACAGCCTGGGGGCGAGCGAGGTCGAGCACATGGCCCGGATCTCCAAGGTCAGCGCGAAGGAGGCGATCGAGCGCATCCACGCCGCCGGTCTCGACTCCTTCGCCGGCGCGGGCGCGGAACTGCTTCCGGCCCGTCCCCGTAAGGCCATCGCCCCGCTCAAGGAGAGCGGCGAGCGCTGGCTGGAGATCATGGAGATCGCGCACAACCTGGGTGTGGAGTCCACGTCCACCATGCTCATGGGCACCGGCGAGACCAACGCCGAGCGCATCGAGCACCTGCGGATGATCCGCGACGTACAGGACCGGACAGGCGGCTTCCGCGCCTTCATCCCGTACACGTACCAGCCCGAGAACAACCACCTCAAGGGCCGTACGCAGGCCACGCTCTTCGAGTACCTGCGGATGATCGCCATCGCGCGGCTGTTCATGGACAACGTGGCCCACATCCAGGGCTCCTGGCTCACCACCGGCAAGGAGGTCGGCCAGCTGTCGCTGCACTACGGCGCGGACGACCTCGGCTCGATCATGCTGGAGGAGAACGTCGTCTCGTCGGCCGGTGCCAAGCACCGCTCGAACCGCATGGAGATCATCGACCTGATCCGCAAGGCGGGTCGCGTCCCGGCGCAGCGGGCCACGACGTACGAGCACCTGGTCGTCCACGACGACCCGGCGAACGACCCCGTCGACGACCGGGTGCAGTCGCACATCTCGTCGACCGCGATCGCGGGCGGGACCGCTCACCCCGAGCTGAAGCTGCTCGCCTCCAACTAG
- a CDS encoding imidazolonepropionase-like domain-containing protein has protein sequence MALTIHAADELRYSWDDSGPGSGSGPGSVMGGAVAVKGDRVAATGSLAELRERFPGARVRVWPGVLGPGLVHLGPVPDAPTPRERVHALLKSGAVAVLAEYADAAGLRAAAERTDVVVLAGAVPCVIRPAGRADLAVFGEDGECLATVCAGRLVHRRR, from the coding sequence GTGGCGCTGACCATCCACGCGGCGGACGAGCTGCGGTACAGCTGGGACGACTCCGGTCCCGGCTCCGGCTCCGGTCCCGGTTCCGTCATGGGTGGGGCCGTCGCGGTGAAGGGGGACCGGGTCGCCGCGACGGGTTCCCTGGCGGAGCTGCGTGAGCGGTTTCCCGGTGCGCGGGTGCGGGTGTGGCCCGGGGTGCTCGGGCCGGGGCTGGTTCACCTGGGGCCCGTGCCGGACGCGCCGACCCCGCGTGAGCGGGTGCATGCTCTGCTGAAGTCGGGGGCGGTGGCCGTGCTGGCCGAGTATGCCGATGCGGCGGGGTTGCGGGCGGCGGCCGAGCGCACGGACGTGGTCGTGCTGGCCGGTGCCGTGCCGTGCGTGATCCGGCCGGCGGGGCGGGCCGATCTCGCGGTCTTCGGCGAGGACGGGGAGTGTCTGGCGACTGTGTGCGCGGGGCGGCTTGTGCATCGGCGCCGTTAG
- a CDS encoding pilus assembly protein TadG-related protein produces the protein MTVRVKDTLGAWAAARRARLDDRGSGAGAVIIFALVFLSLSAFVIDGGLSISKRERAADIAEQAARYAAQDVDLDALYENEGGGAPILFENCGARVKAFAQEMGMTGADIAATNCVAANADQVEVEVQLTYSPVFTGMFYGGDVTVRGRAVAENEVG, from the coding sequence GTGACGGTGCGCGTGAAGGACACCTTGGGCGCGTGGGCGGCGGCGCGCCGCGCGCGCCTCGACGACCGCGGGTCGGGCGCCGGCGCGGTCATCATCTTCGCGCTCGTGTTCCTGTCCCTGTCGGCCTTCGTCATCGACGGCGGCCTGTCCATCTCCAAGCGCGAACGCGCCGCCGACATCGCGGAACAGGCCGCCCGGTACGCGGCCCAGGACGTCGACCTCGACGCGCTGTACGAGAACGAGGGCGGCGGCGCCCCGATCCTCTTCGAGAACTGCGGCGCCCGTGTGAAGGCCTTCGCCCAGGAGATGGGCATGACCGGCGCCGACATAGCCGCCACGAACTGCGTCGCCGCCAACGCCGACCAGGTGGAGGTGGAGGTCCAGCTCACCTACTCACCGGTCTTCACCGGCATGTTCTACGGCGGCGACGTGACGGTCCGGGGGCGGGCCGTGGCGGAGAACGAGGTGGGCTGA
- a CDS encoding type II secretion system F family protein, with protein MTLAALDSLGSMGGLFSTTVLYALACGIAVGGGLALLAVAVRGLPAKPEHEKQKASERASELVRFAGRRGSIAAIAGIVVLLLTRWAVAGIATAVLVFFWDKLFGGASEEKAAMKRVEALASWTESLRDTIAGAVGLEQAIPASARASAPVLRPHLDALVDRLRSRTPLPEALQQLADEIDDASADIIVAALILNARLRGPGLRQVLGALAKSAREEVDMRQRVMAQRASTRRSVQIVVAVSIAFVLGLSIFNREFVEPYGTAVGQLVLACVCGLFALGFWWLRKLSTIETPERFLVRDESSVQFVRPRTAPGSQPPSPQQSLPLSSPEEGVRR; from the coding sequence ATGACGCTGGCCGCTCTCGACTCGCTCGGCTCCATGGGCGGACTGTTCTCCACGACCGTCCTGTACGCGCTCGCGTGCGGGATCGCGGTGGGCGGCGGCCTCGCCCTGCTCGCCGTCGCGGTCCGCGGCCTGCCCGCCAAGCCCGAGCACGAGAAGCAGAAGGCGAGCGAACGGGCCTCCGAGCTCGTACGGTTCGCCGGCCGGCGCGGTTCGATCGCCGCCATCGCGGGCATCGTCGTCCTGCTGCTCACCCGGTGGGCCGTCGCCGGAATCGCGACCGCCGTCCTCGTCTTCTTCTGGGACAAGCTCTTCGGCGGCGCCTCCGAGGAGAAGGCCGCCATGAAGCGCGTGGAGGCCCTCGCGTCCTGGACCGAGTCGCTGCGCGACACCATCGCGGGCGCGGTCGGCCTCGAACAGGCCATCCCCGCCTCCGCCCGCGCCTCCGCGCCGGTCCTGCGCCCGCACCTCGACGCCCTCGTGGACCGCCTGCGCTCCCGTACGCCGCTGCCCGAAGCCCTGCAGCAGCTCGCCGACGAGATCGACGACGCGTCCGCCGACATCATCGTGGCCGCGCTGATCCTCAACGCGCGGCTGCGCGGCCCGGGTCTGCGCCAGGTCCTCGGCGCGCTCGCCAAGTCGGCGCGCGAAGAGGTCGACATGCGCCAGCGCGTGATGGCCCAGCGCGCCTCGACCCGCCGCTCGGTGCAGATCGTCGTGGCCGTGTCGATCGCCTTCGTGCTCGGTCTGTCCATCTTCAACCGCGAGTTCGTCGAACCGTACGGAACGGCCGTCGGCCAGCTCGTACTCGCGTGTGTCTGCGGTCTGTTCGCCCTCGGCTTCTGGTGGCTGCGCAAGCTGTCGACGATCGAGACGCCGGAGCGGTTCCTGGTGCGGGACGAGTCGTCGGTCCAGTTCGTCCGCCCCCGCACCGCTCCCGGCTCCCAGCCGCCGTCCCCGCAGCAGTCGCTGCCGCTGTCGTCGCCGGAGGAGGGGGTACGCCGATGA
- a CDS encoding BTAD domain-containing putative transcriptional regulator, whose amino-acid sequence MARRTTSNSSGSSPGSAGSPGPRNRTPQPLPRRRRTAGDFVKAFLAFVALLVLLVGVPGALALQIGWPLPSGAPSTEWLQQEITVGTFINVLTVVVWLAWAQFTACVLVEMKAALSGVGLPNRVPGAGPSQLLARQLVAALLLVGAAAASFTPGLSQLGQQLEGNQRPAVAAAAQQTPGGLLAQQQAQTAASAAALAEQAADAAAHAESGSGQVSEDATKFYRIQPPEGRHHDSLWEVAERHLGDGRRYKEIYQLNKDRAQPDGSKLSEASLIRPGWIMEMPGDARGGELVEMPDEAPKVSPDVQRQISDYARTGAQEQGRPGQQGAGQQGGGSGAQDRDTAHISLPEQRPGQGQQGQQGGQEHAAPAAGEGSGFGLPQALLGAPLLAAGLLGALGRRRRQALWQSALGAVGGRRGMEPPTPTGAAADAQDALLVGADPEGVRLLDRSLRGLAASLAGESRPLPTVYAAWMGGNGDLHLQLAQPAGRPPSPWQLGQDQTFWMLARADAERYEDVDTAAPYPGLVSLGTMDDSRLLLNLESVPGIVSLSGRKQDRAGVFASVAAELATNGWSDRMTITLVGFGEDLTPLAPNRLRHLDDVEALVETMEAETRQRRGALGAAGQDSVLTGRTGPAQHTRWAPHLVLLAAEPSAEDAVKLAELAADASRLGIGYLVGTQSGDLPGAAWEMEITSEGKLLAPLLGLELDAQLLPVSQQRAVVELFTDADPERDDDRPATAPPFLVDISEQGRPAVYARLVGPYEIIGLDTPDGERSPLLHEALALLLLHREGVHPRVLSSALWPRGVTDDVRDALVERLRAWLGADPDGTPRLAADATGRLKLAKSVVSDLDVLRSLYHEATQGRGAGSRAVRGRLLTDALVLVRGPLLAERPEGRYGWLTHEIIDAQLPLLVADIGLALSAFHLEKDRAEKAIEALDAALGSAPGDERLWHELLRATHATGDSDRLKRRAADLVARSGARGLPPRTEALLDELLPTWRSGVAAAG is encoded by the coding sequence ATGGCGCGACGTACCACTTCCAACTCGTCGGGAAGCTCGCCGGGCTCGGCGGGCTCGCCGGGTCCGAGGAATCGGACGCCGCAGCCCCTGCCCCGGCGCCGCCGCACGGCGGGGGACTTCGTCAAGGCGTTCCTCGCCTTCGTCGCCCTGCTCGTGCTGCTCGTCGGCGTGCCCGGCGCGCTCGCCCTGCAGATCGGCTGGCCGCTGCCCTCCGGGGCGCCGTCGACGGAGTGGCTCCAGCAGGAGATCACCGTCGGCACGTTCATCAACGTGCTGACCGTGGTCGTCTGGCTGGCCTGGGCCCAGTTCACCGCCTGTGTGCTCGTCGAGATGAAGGCCGCGCTGTCCGGTGTGGGCCTGCCCAACCGCGTGCCCGGGGCCGGCCCGAGCCAGCTGCTCGCACGGCAGCTCGTCGCCGCGCTGCTGCTGGTCGGCGCCGCCGCGGCGAGCTTCACGCCGGGGCTGTCGCAGCTGGGCCAGCAGTTGGAGGGGAACCAGCGGCCCGCCGTCGCCGCGGCGGCCCAGCAGACCCCGGGCGGGCTGCTGGCGCAGCAGCAGGCGCAGACCGCCGCGAGCGCCGCCGCGCTGGCCGAGCAGGCCGCCGACGCCGCCGCGCACGCGGAGAGCGGCAGCGGCCAGGTGTCCGAGGACGCCACGAAGTTCTACCGGATCCAGCCGCCCGAGGGCCGCCATCACGACTCCCTCTGGGAGGTCGCCGAGCGCCACCTCGGTGACGGACGCCGGTACAAGGAGATCTACCAGCTCAACAAGGACCGCGCGCAGCCCGACGGTTCGAAGCTCTCCGAGGCCAGTCTCATCCGGCCCGGCTGGATCATGGAGATGCCCGGCGACGCCCGCGGCGGCGAACTGGTCGAGATGCCCGACGAGGCCCCGAAGGTCTCGCCGGACGTCCAGCGGCAGATCTCCGACTACGCGAGGACCGGCGCGCAGGAGCAGGGCAGGCCCGGCCAGCAGGGGGCGGGACAGCAGGGCGGCGGGTCCGGTGCGCAGGACCGCGACACCGCGCACATCAGCCTTCCCGAGCAGCGCCCCGGTCAGGGACAGCAGGGACAGCAGGGCGGGCAGGAGCACGCCGCGCCCGCCGCCGGTGAGGGCAGCGGGTTCGGGCTGCCGCAGGCACTCCTCGGCGCGCCCCTCCTCGCCGCCGGGCTGCTCGGCGCCCTCGGCAGGCGCCGCCGCCAGGCGCTGTGGCAGTCCGCGCTCGGTGCCGTCGGCGGGCGCCGCGGCATGGAGCCGCCCACGCCCACCGGTGCCGCCGCCGACGCGCAGGACGCGCTGCTGGTGGGGGCCGACCCCGAGGGCGTACGGCTGCTGGACCGGTCGTTGCGCGGGCTCGCCGCGTCGCTGGCGGGGGAGTCCCGTCCGCTGCCGACCGTGTACGCGGCCTGGATGGGCGGCAACGGCGATCTGCACCTCCAGCTCGCCCAGCCGGCCGGCCGACCGCCCTCGCCGTGGCAGCTCGGGCAGGACCAGACGTTCTGGATGCTGGCCCGCGCCGACGCCGAGCGGTACGAGGACGTGGACACGGCCGCCCCCTACCCCGGGCTCGTCAGCCTCGGCACGATGGACGACTCGCGGCTGCTGCTCAACCTGGAGTCGGTGCCCGGCATCGTCTCGCTGAGCGGCCGCAAGCAGGACCGGGCGGGCGTCTTCGCCTCCGTGGCCGCCGAGCTGGCGACCAACGGCTGGTCCGACCGCATGACCATCACCCTCGTCGGCTTCGGCGAGGACCTGACGCCGCTCGCCCCCAACCGGCTCCGCCACCTCGACGACGTCGAGGCGCTGGTGGAGACCATGGAGGCCGAGACGCGCCAGCGGCGCGGCGCGCTGGGAGCGGCCGGTCAGGACTCGGTGCTCACCGGACGTACGGGCCCGGCCCAGCACACCCGTTGGGCCCCGCACCTCGTCCTGCTCGCCGCCGAGCCGTCCGCCGAGGACGCCGTCAAGCTCGCCGAACTCGCCGCCGACGCCAGCCGGCTGGGCATCGGCTACCTCGTCGGCACGCAGTCGGGCGACCTGCCCGGCGCCGCCTGGGAGATGGAGATCACCAGCGAGGGCAAGCTCCTCGCACCGCTCCTCGGCCTCGAACTCGACGCGCAGCTCCTGCCGGTGTCCCAGCAGCGTGCCGTCGTCGAGCTGTTCACCGACGCCGACCCCGAGCGCGACGACGACCGCCCGGCCACCGCGCCGCCGTTCCTCGTCGACATCAGCGAGCAGGGGCGTCCCGCGGTGTACGCGCGACTCGTCGGCCCGTACGAGATCATCGGGCTCGACACACCGGACGGTGAGCGCAGCCCGCTGCTCCACGAGGCGCTGGCGCTGCTGCTCCTGCACCGCGAGGGCGTGCACCCGCGGGTGCTGTCCTCCGCGCTGTGGCCGCGCGGGGTCACCGACGACGTACGGGACGCGCTCGTCGAGCGGCTGCGCGCCTGGCTCGGCGCCGACCCCGACGGCACCCCGCGGCTCGCCGCCGACGCGACCGGGCGGCTCAAGCTCGCCAAGTCCGTGGTGTCCGACCTGGACGTGCTGCGCTCGCTCTACCACGAGGCCACCCAGGGCCGGGGCGCCGGCAGCCGTGCGGTGCGCGGCCGGCTGCTCACCGACGCGCTGGTGCTCGTACGGGGTCCGCTGCTGGCCGAGCGGCCCGAGGGGCGGTACGGCTGGCTGACCCACGAGATCATCGACGCCCAACTGCCGCTGCTCGTCGCCGACATCGGCCTCGCCCTCTCCGCGTTCCACCTGGAGAAGGACCGGGCCGAGAAGGCGATCGAGGCGCTCGACGCGGCGCTTGGCTCCGCGCCCGGCGACGAGCGGCTGTGGCACGAGCTGCTGCGGGCCACGCACGCGACCGGCGACAGTGACCGGCTGAAGCGGCGCGCGGCGGACCTCGTCGCCCGCAGCGGCGCGCGCGGGCTGCCGCCGCGGACCGAGGCGCTCCTCGACGAACTGCTGCCGACCTGGCGCAGCGGCGTCGCCGCCGCGGGATGA
- a CDS encoding type II secretion system F family protein yields MSSTLTLPILVGAVLGLGLYVLVRALMPTRRSAVAQVARIDAMRARGAAYESAHRTSDGDGGRLAGVRARVGQRVAELYLQQGWEQRSLRADLAVLDRSWENFLATKVLLGAAGVFFGPLMFAVVWTLGFGRSPAIPVWLALLFALVFFFLPDLEVRRDAAEKRRDLRRVIGAYLDLVSMSLAGGRGLPEALMAAAEVSDGWATQRIRNALADARITGISQWQALGSLGEEIGVEELKDLSASLALVADDGAKVRESLASRAETMRHRELAEIEGSAGEKSQSMLVAQLLLCAGFLVFLIFPAAMRVFQV; encoded by the coding sequence ATGAGCTCGACCCTGACCCTGCCCATCCTGGTCGGTGCCGTCCTGGGCCTGGGCCTCTACGTCCTGGTCCGCGCGCTCATGCCGACCAGGCGCAGCGCGGTCGCCCAGGTCGCCCGCATCGACGCGATGAGGGCGCGGGGAGCGGCGTACGAGTCCGCGCACCGCACCTCGGACGGCGACGGCGGACGGCTCGCCGGCGTACGGGCCCGGGTCGGACAGCGCGTCGCCGAGCTGTACCTGCAACAGGGCTGGGAACAGCGCTCGCTGCGGGCCGACCTCGCGGTGCTCGACCGGAGCTGGGAGAACTTCCTCGCCACGAAGGTCCTCCTCGGGGCCGCGGGGGTGTTCTTCGGGCCGCTCATGTTCGCGGTGGTCTGGACGCTCGGCTTCGGCCGCAGCCCCGCCATCCCGGTCTGGCTCGCCCTGCTCTTCGCGCTCGTCTTCTTCTTCCTGCCGGACCTCGAAGTGCGGCGGGACGCGGCCGAGAAGCGGCGCGACCTGCGGCGCGTGATCGGCGCGTACCTCGACCTGGTGTCGATGAGCCTGGCGGGCGGACGGGGTCTGCCCGAGGCCCTGATGGCGGCGGCCGAGGTCTCCGACGGCTGGGCCACGCAGCGCATCCGCAACGCGCTCGCGGACGCCCGGATCACCGGCATCAGCCAGTGGCAGGCCCTCGGATCGCTGGGGGAGGAGATCGGCGTCGAGGAGCTGAAGGACCTGTCGGCGTCGCTGGCACTGGTCGCGGACGACGGCGCGAAGGTGCGCGAGTCGCTCGCCTCGCGCGCCGAGACCATGCGGCACCGCGAACTCGCCGAGATCGAGGGCAGCGCGGGCGAGAAGTCGCAGTCGATGCTCGTGGCGCAGCTGCTGCTCTGCGCCGGTTTCCTGGTCTTCCTGATCTTCCCGGCGGCGATGCGCGTGTTCCAGGTCTGA
- a CDS encoding TadE family protein, producing the protein MTAIEFVLLTPVLFFMIFATVQFALYFFADHVAQAAAQAGARKARATADESPGAWRGDARDVVDSYIAQLGPQLVLGPDVKTLQPDPDSVGVEITAKVPSVFPGLDLTVHAQSVGPVERFVEDDGN; encoded by the coding sequence ATGACCGCGATCGAGTTCGTGCTGCTCACGCCGGTCCTCTTCTTCATGATCTTCGCGACGGTGCAGTTCGCGCTGTACTTCTTCGCCGACCACGTGGCCCAGGCGGCGGCCCAGGCCGGTGCGCGCAAGGCCCGTGCCACGGCCGACGAGTCCCCGGGCGCGTGGCGCGGCGACGCGCGGGACGTCGTGGACAGCTACATCGCGCAGCTGGGGCCGCAGCTGGTGCTCGGACCGGACGTGAAGACGCTTCAGCCGGACCCGGACTCGGTCGGGGTGGAGATCACGGCGAAGGTGCCGTCGGTGTTCCCCGGGCTGGATCTGACCGTGCACGCGCAGTCGGTGGGACCGGTGGAGCGGTTCGTCGAGGATGACGGGAACTAG
- a CDS encoding CpaF family protein, whose protein sequence is MTAVDHQLVKRFRQDAGDRIAEQRRLDQVSGVTPMSNEDERQYARAVIAQILEDYARTEINSGRTPLDAETEEQYAAAVHAALFGVGRLQPLLDNPEVENIDINGYDQVFVGYANGEEVKAEPVAETDEELIELIQILGAYSGLSSRPFDSANPQLDLRLPDGSRLSAVMDVTRRPALSIRRARLGKVFMSDLVGNGTLTPEVGHFLACAVRARKNIMIAGATNAGKTTLLRALANEIPPQERLITVERALELGLDTFADLHPNVVAFEERLPNSEGQGMISMAELVRRSLRMNPSRVIVGEVLGDEIVTMLNAMSQGNDGSLSTIHANSSHEVFNRISTYALQATERLPIEASQMLVAGAVNFVVFVQRRNNFESGGRLQRVVTSIREVNGVDGRVLSSEVFAETPDGRVLPHAPIACLEDLIQYGYRLPGGNWG, encoded by the coding sequence ATGACCGCCGTCGACCATCAGCTCGTCAAGCGGTTCCGGCAGGACGCCGGTGACCGGATCGCCGAGCAGCGCCGCCTCGACCAGGTCTCCGGCGTCACGCCGATGTCCAACGAGGACGAGCGGCAGTACGCCCGCGCGGTCATCGCCCAGATCCTGGAGGACTACGCCCGCACGGAGATCAACTCCGGGCGTACGCCGCTGGACGCCGAGACCGAGGAGCAGTACGCGGCCGCCGTGCACGCCGCGCTCTTCGGGGTCGGCCGCCTGCAGCCCCTGCTGGACAACCCCGAGGTCGAGAACATCGACATCAACGGGTACGACCAGGTCTTCGTCGGCTACGCGAACGGCGAGGAGGTCAAGGCCGAGCCGGTCGCCGAGACCGACGAGGAGCTCATCGAGCTGATCCAGATCCTCGGCGCGTACTCGGGTCTGTCCTCCCGGCCCTTCGACTCCGCGAACCCGCAGCTCGACCTGCGGCTGCCGGACGGTTCGCGACTGTCCGCCGTCATGGACGTGACCCGCAGACCCGCGCTGTCCATCCGCCGTGCCCGCCTGGGCAAGGTCTTCATGTCGGACCTCGTCGGCAACGGCACGCTCACCCCCGAGGTCGGGCACTTCCTCGCCTGCGCGGTCCGGGCCCGTAAGAACATCATGATCGCGGGGGCCACCAACGCGGGAAAGACGACGCTCCTGCGCGCGCTCGCCAACGAGATCCCGCCGCAGGAACGCCTCATCACCGTCGAGCGCGCCCTGGAGCTGGGCCTCGACACCTTCGCCGATCTGCACCCGAACGTCGTCGCGTTCGAGGAGCGGCTGCCCAACTCCGAGGGTCAGGGCATGATCTCGATGGCCGAACTGGTCCGGCGGTCGCTGCGTATGAACCCCTCGCGCGTCATCGTCGGTGAGGTCCTCGGCGACGAGATCGTGACCATGCTGAACGCGATGTCGCAGGGCAACGACGGTTCGCTGTCCACGATCCACGCCAACAGCTCCCACGAGGTCTTCAACCGCATCTCCACCTACGCGCTCCAGGCCACCGAACGCCTGCCCATCGAGGCCAGCCAGATGCTCGTCGCGGGCGCGGTGAACTTCGTCGTCTTCGTCCAGCGGCGCAACAACTTCGAGTCGGGCGGCCGCCTCCAGCGCGTGGTCACCTCCATCCGCGAGGTCAACGGCGTCGACGGACGCGTCCTGTCCAGCGAGGTGTTCGCCGAGACACCGGACGGCCGGGTCCTGCCGCACGCGCCCATCGCCTGCCTCGAAGACCTGATCCAGTACGGCTATCGCCTGCCCGGCGGGAACTGGGGGTGA
- a CDS encoding TadE/TadG family type IV pilus assembly protein, which produces MRPVVRRLLSRGADLGDRGLSTVEVVILAPVMILFILVLVAFGQLVDGRGALDGAARDAARSGSLQRDQGSAMAEAQKAADADLADVCAGPVTVNKTSAGFEDADLFTVEVSCEVRGLAMLGLDVPTRLEASFTSPLDPFKRKA; this is translated from the coding sequence ATGCGTCCAGTGGTGAGGCGACTGCTGTCGCGCGGCGCCGACCTCGGTGACCGGGGGCTGTCCACCGTGGAGGTGGTGATCCTCGCCCCGGTGATGATCCTCTTCATCCTGGTGCTGGTGGCCTTCGGGCAACTGGTGGACGGGCGTGGGGCACTGGACGGGGCGGCCAGGGACGCGGCCCGCTCCGGTTCGCTCCAGCGCGACCAGGGTTCCGCGATGGCGGAGGCGCAGAAGGCCGCGGACGCCGACCTGGCGGACGTGTGCGCGGGTCCGGTGACGGTGAACAAGACCAGCGCCGGTTTCGAGGACGCGGACCTCTTCACGGTGGAGGTCAGCTGCGAGGTGCGGGGGCTCGCGATGCTGGGTCTGGACGTACCGACCCGCCTTGAGGCGTCGTTCACCTCGCCGCTGGACCCCTTCAAGAGGAAGGCGTGA